From a single Lolium rigidum isolate FL_2022 chromosome 7, APGP_CSIRO_Lrig_0.1, whole genome shotgun sequence genomic region:
- the LOC124672998 gene encoding protein PYRICULARIA ORYZAE RESISTANCE 21-like: MHVTNQVSTLIIESNLECEKCYRKIQKVLCKLQEKEKIRTINFEAKNNTVTISGPFDPVKLSRKLRCKACEAIKDIKIVEENKPEPKKKPEPKTEEKKPEPKKEDCCKCCKPDEKKKPEPKKEDCCKCCKPDEKKLEEKKKPEEKKPEEKKKPDEKPKEDPKPAPSSTTVNLQFTQICNLCYPWPCSDPSHWGGVQYPQPQPQPQPQPPPQPQWCETPKMPALPGPGHHHPCPPWAPATPKRQPCGGPSYCGGCGSCGGGYNGWPPAMPTPLQMMQPPPMMGCGGPASSCRGCKGCRIVQEGRFIYEEYPPNSCTVM; encoded by the exons ATGCATGTAACTAACCAGGTATCTACGTTGATCATTGAATCCAACCTGGAATGCGAGAAATGTTATAGGAAGATTCAGAAAGTTCTATGCAAACTCCAAG AGAAGGAGAAGATCAGGACCATCAATTTCGAGGCGAAGAATAACACGGTGACAATCTCCGGACCATTCGATCCGGTGAAGCTGTCGCGGAAGCTGCGATGCAAGGCCTGCGAGGCGATCAAGGACATCAAGATCGTAGAAGAGAACAAGCCTGAGCCAAAGAAGAAGCCCGAGCCAAAGACGGAAGAGAAGAAGCCTGAGCCAAAGAAGGAGGACTGCTGTAAGTGCTGCAAGCCCGACGAGAAGAAGAAGCCTGAGCCAAAGAAGGAGGACTGCTGTAAGTGCTGCAAGCCCGACGAGAAGAagctggaggagaagaagaagcctGAGGAGAAGAAGCCGGAGGAGAAGAAAAAACCTGACGAGAAGCCAAAGGAGGACCCCAAACCGGCGCCGTCGTCCACGACTGTGAACCTGCAGTTCACGCAGATCTGCAACCTGTGCTACCCGTGGCCGTGCAGCGACCCGAGCCACTGGGGCGGCGTCCAGTACCCGCAGCCGCAGCCCCAACcccagccgcagccgccgccgcaacCGCAGTGGTGCGAGACGCCGAAGATGCCGGCGCTCCCCGGCCCCGGCCACCACCACCCGTGCCCGCCCTGGGCGCCGGCGACACCGAAGAGGCAGCCGTGCGGAGGCCCGTCGTACTGCGGGGGGTGCGGCTCGTGCGGCGGTGGATATAATGGATGGCCGCCGGCGATGCCGACGCCACTGCAGATGATGCAGCCGCCGCCGATGATGGGCTGCGGGGGGCCGGCATCGTCCTGCAGAGGGTGCAAAGGTTGCCGGATCGTGCAGGAGGGGAGGTTCATCTACGAGGAGTACCCGCCGAATTCGTGCACCGTCATGTGA